A genomic window from Klebsiella quasipneumoniae subsp. quasipneumoniae includes:
- a CDS encoding LysR family transcriptional regulator, giving the protein MNLFENIKIFIEIVDAGSFSQAAENLQIHRPAVTKALQQLERESGVRLLQRTTRRLYLTPEGEEFYRRSKPLLSQADDLLESFAPDRPIRGQLRVDMPIAFARLLVIPHLADFYQAHPEVEIVLSSSDVRRDMLRDGLDCLLRVGELEDGDYVARSLGEVALTTCASPEYLARYGAPATLEDLQSHLAVNWVNSSSRQIMPWRFQTPAGVRQVAIPGKLVLDNSEVFTAAGLAGLGMLQGMRFFLQPYIDSGQLVEILPDFPAPRRPLSLLYPHRHLSHKVRVFADWLQGLVATLERTPPA; this is encoded by the coding sequence ATGAATCTGTTTGAAAATATTAAAATCTTTATTGAAATCGTCGACGCCGGCAGCTTTTCCCAGGCGGCGGAAAATTTGCAGATCCACCGGCCGGCGGTGACCAAAGCGCTGCAGCAGCTGGAGCGGGAGAGCGGGGTCAGGCTGCTGCAGCGTACCACCCGGCGCCTGTATCTCACGCCGGAGGGAGAAGAGTTTTATCGCCGCAGTAAACCGCTGCTCTCCCAGGCCGACGATCTGCTGGAGTCGTTCGCGCCGGACCGGCCGATACGCGGCCAGCTACGCGTCGATATGCCGATCGCTTTTGCACGGCTGCTGGTGATCCCGCATCTGGCGGATTTTTATCAGGCCCATCCGGAGGTGGAAATTGTCCTCAGCAGCTCCGATGTGCGCCGGGATATGCTGCGCGATGGCCTGGATTGCCTGCTGCGGGTGGGTGAACTGGAGGATGGCGACTATGTGGCGCGCTCGCTGGGGGAGGTGGCGTTAACCACCTGCGCCAGTCCGGAATATCTGGCGCGCTATGGGGCGCCCGCCACGCTGGAGGACCTGCAGTCGCACCTGGCGGTGAACTGGGTGAACAGCAGCAGCCGGCAGATTATGCCCTGGCGATTCCAGACCCCGGCGGGCGTCCGGCAGGTCGCCATTCCCGGCAAGCTGGTGCTGGACAACTCGGAAGTCTTTACCGCCGCCGGGCTGGCGGGGCTGGGGATGCTGCAGGGGATGCGCTTCTTTTTACAGCCCTACATCGACAGCGGCCAGCTGGTGGAAATTTTACCGGACTTTCCGGCGCCGCGTCGGCCGCTGTCGCTGCTCTATCCGCACCGGCATCTTTCGCACAAGGTGCGGGTCTTTGCCGACTGGCTGCAGGGGCTGGTGGCGACCCTGGAGCGGACGCCGCCGGCTTGA
- a CDS encoding NADH:flavin oxidoreductase/NADH oxidase gives MSHLFSATRIGQLTLDNRIVIAPMCQYSADEGKATSWHRIHLGQLAFSGAGLLILEATAVEPAGRISPGDLGLWDDETENALRAVVEDIRAWSPIPLGIQLGHAGRKASCAAPWQGGHQLALNQGGWQTVAPSAVAFHDGDRAPAELSHADLARIKAAFVASALRAQRLGFELIELHAAHGYLLHQFLSPLSNQRRDEYGGSLENRMRYPLEVFKAIREAVGNAMAVGVRLSATDWVEGGWDGEQSIQFSQQLEALGSDYIHVSSGGLSPQQAITVGPGYQLPFARDIREQVAIPVIGVGLITDPQQAEAALENGDADLIALARAVLYDPHWPWHAAASLGAQVRVPSQYLRSEPHGLKGTLLPNR, from the coding sequence ATGAGTCATCTTTTTAGCGCGACGCGTATTGGTCAGTTGACGCTGGATAACCGTATCGTTATCGCCCCCATGTGTCAGTACTCTGCCGATGAGGGGAAGGCGACGTCCTGGCACCGGATCCATCTCGGGCAGCTGGCGTTCTCCGGCGCCGGCCTGTTAATTCTGGAAGCCACGGCGGTAGAGCCGGCGGGACGTATCTCGCCGGGGGATCTGGGGCTGTGGGATGATGAAACCGAAAACGCCCTGCGCGCCGTGGTGGAGGATATTCGGGCCTGGTCACCGATCCCTCTGGGGATCCAGCTGGGGCATGCCGGGCGCAAGGCCTCCTGCGCGGCCCCCTGGCAGGGTGGCCATCAGCTGGCGCTCAACCAGGGCGGCTGGCAGACCGTCGCCCCCTCCGCGGTGGCGTTTCACGACGGCGATCGCGCCCCGGCCGAGCTGAGCCATGCCGATCTGGCGCGCATCAAAGCGGCCTTTGTCGCCAGCGCATTGCGCGCCCAACGCCTGGGCTTTGAGCTGATTGAGCTGCACGCTGCCCACGGCTATCTGCTGCACCAGTTTCTCTCGCCGCTCAGCAATCAGCGCCGGGACGAGTATGGCGGTTCGCTGGAAAACCGCATGCGCTATCCGCTGGAAGTGTTTAAGGCAATCCGCGAGGCGGTGGGCAACGCCATGGCGGTGGGCGTCAGGTTGTCGGCTACCGACTGGGTCGAAGGCGGCTGGGACGGCGAGCAGTCCATTCAGTTCAGTCAGCAGCTGGAAGCGCTGGGCAGCGACTATATCCATGTTTCCAGCGGCGGATTGTCGCCGCAGCAGGCAATCACCGTCGGGCCGGGGTATCAGTTGCCTTTCGCCCGCGACATTCGCGAGCAGGTAGCCATCCCGGTGATTGGCGTGGGACTGATCACCGACCCGCAGCAGGCGGAAGCGGCGCTGGAGAATGGCGATGCCGACCTGATCGCCCTCGCCCGCGCGGTGCTCTACGATCCGCACTGGCCATGGCACGCCGCGGCCAGCCTTGGCGCCCAGGTTCGCGTACCTTCGCAATATCTGCGCTCCGAGCCGCACGGCCTGAAAGGCACCCTGCTTCCAAACCGCTGA
- a CDS encoding FAD-NAD(P)-binding protein, protein MKRIAIVGAGPTGIYTLYELVKRGEPLSIALFEKEAQAGVGMPYSDDNTAAQMLANIASIEIPPIDLTYLQWLQQQSDDWLAARGLERHALHERQFLPRVILGEYYRDRFLYLVQRARDAGFVVNVCESCEVTDIAVQPVGIAIHTDSAAQPVIVDLVVIATGHLWPEEERASRQYFPSPWTGLMEARIAPCRVGILGTSLSAIDAAVAVVARHGVFHTEHDKTTHFSLHPGSEALEITLMSRNGVLPEADFYCPIPWEPLEIATPAALEAAVAQGSDGLLERVFQLIVQELEYAAPAWCQAKGLRQLTPDSIADAWFADRLTHDPFQWAQRNLQEVERNKRERHTVPWRYAILRLHEAIETVVPQLNDEDSRRFRQGLARVFIDNYAAIPPESIRRLLALHRAGILRIVALGEDYDLQRESDRTLIVHHQQRCEFDVFIDARGQKALKTRDLPFPSLRQQLLACGDAIPDVGDDYTLQAPEAVRGRVAFGALPWLMHDRPFVQGLTASAEIGSAMARAVSQQATGRRRRLWFID, encoded by the coding sequence ATGAAGAGAATCGCCATCGTCGGCGCCGGGCCGACGGGGATTTACACCTTGTATGAACTGGTGAAGCGCGGTGAGCCGCTATCGATCGCGCTGTTTGAAAAAGAGGCGCAGGCCGGGGTCGGTATGCCCTACAGCGATGATAATACCGCGGCGCAGATGCTGGCCAACATCGCCAGCATTGAGATCCCCCCTATCGACCTGACCTATCTGCAATGGCTGCAGCAGCAGAGCGATGACTGGCTGGCGGCGCGCGGTCTTGAACGGCACGCGCTGCATGAGCGCCAGTTTCTGCCGCGGGTGATCCTCGGCGAGTACTACCGCGACCGCTTTCTGTATCTTGTCCAACGGGCCAGAGACGCCGGCTTCGTGGTGAACGTTTGCGAGTCCTGTGAGGTCACGGATATTGCGGTGCAGCCCGTCGGGATCGCCATCCACACCGACAGCGCGGCGCAGCCGGTTATCGTCGATCTGGTGGTGATAGCCACCGGCCATTTGTGGCCTGAAGAAGAACGCGCCAGCCGGCAATACTTCCCCAGCCCGTGGACCGGCCTGATGGAGGCCCGCATCGCCCCCTGTCGGGTGGGGATCCTCGGGACCTCCTTAAGCGCGATTGATGCCGCCGTGGCGGTTGTAGCCCGCCACGGCGTTTTCCACACTGAACACGACAAAACGACCCATTTTTCCCTGCATCCCGGCAGCGAAGCGCTGGAGATCACGCTGATGTCACGCAACGGCGTGCTGCCAGAGGCCGATTTCTACTGCCCGATCCCGTGGGAGCCGCTGGAGATCGCCACCCCTGCCGCCCTCGAGGCGGCCGTCGCTCAGGGCAGCGACGGTCTGCTGGAGCGGGTGTTCCAGCTGATCGTCCAGGAGCTGGAATATGCCGCCCCGGCCTGGTGTCAGGCGAAGGGGCTGCGCCAGCTGACGCCTGACAGCATCGCCGACGCCTGGTTTGCCGACCGTCTTACCCATGACCCCTTCCAGTGGGCGCAGCGCAATCTGCAGGAGGTGGAGCGCAATAAGCGCGAGCGCCACACGGTGCCCTGGCGCTATGCCATTCTCCGCCTGCACGAGGCGATTGAAACCGTGGTGCCGCAGCTCAACGACGAGGACAGCCGTCGCTTCCGCCAGGGGCTCGCCCGCGTGTTTATCGATAACTACGCCGCGATCCCGCCGGAGTCCATTCGCCGCCTGCTGGCCCTGCACCGGGCGGGCATTCTGCGCATTGTGGCGCTGGGTGAGGATTACGATCTGCAGCGCGAGTCTGACCGGACGCTGATTGTCCATCATCAGCAGCGCTGTGAATTCGATGTCTTTATCGATGCCCGCGGACAGAAAGCGCTCAAAACCCGGGATCTGCCCTTTCCTTCACTGCGCCAACAGCTGCTGGCCTGCGGCGACGCTATTCCGGACGTTGGCGATGACTACACGTTGCAGGCGCCGGAGGCAGTGCGCGGCCGGGTCGCCTTCGGCGCCCTTCCCTGGCTGATGCACGATCGCCCCTTTGTCCAGGGGCTGACGGCCAGCGCCGAGATTGGCAGCGCAATGGCCCGCGCGGTGTCACAGCAGGCAACCGGCCGGCGGCGCCGTCTCTGGTTTATCGACTAG
- a CDS encoding MFS transporter codes for MHGWTSRQRNAAIASFLSWTLDAFDFFLLVFLLSDIAHSFHVDLEEVTLAILLTLAVRPVGALIFGRAAEKFGRKPILMLNIVFFSAFELLSAAAPSLMLFFLLRVLYGVAMGGIWGVASSLAMETIPDRSRGLMSGLFQAGYPFGYLLAAVAYGLLFAQLGWRGMFVIGAAPVLLLPFIYFCVEESPVWLAARQSKASTALLPVLRSHWKLCLYLVVLMAAFNFFSHGTQDLYPVFLKVQHGFAPETVSIIAVCYNIASIIGGVFFGSLSEKIGRRKAIMIAALLALPVIPLWAFASGSLALGAGAFLMQFMVQGAWGVIPTWLNELVPANTRAVLPGFVYQLGNLLASVNATLQASIAQHHGHNYGLAMALVAGTVAIVITILTFFGREGRVAQPAGAARHQPLSTSR; via the coding sequence ATGCACGGCTGGACTTCACGACAGCGCAATGCGGCGATCGCCAGTTTTTTAAGCTGGACGCTCGATGCTTTCGACTTTTTCCTGTTGGTTTTTTTACTGAGCGATATCGCCCACTCCTTTCACGTCGACCTCGAAGAGGTCACCCTGGCGATTCTGCTGACCCTGGCCGTGCGGCCCGTCGGCGCATTGATCTTCGGCAGGGCGGCGGAAAAGTTTGGCCGCAAACCGATCCTGATGCTCAATATCGTTTTCTTCTCCGCCTTTGAGCTGCTCTCCGCCGCGGCGCCGTCGTTGATGCTGTTTTTTCTGCTGCGGGTGCTGTACGGCGTGGCGATGGGCGGGATCTGGGGCGTGGCTTCGTCGCTGGCGATGGAGACGATCCCCGACCGCTCGCGCGGCCTGATGTCCGGTCTGTTCCAGGCGGGGTATCCCTTCGGCTATCTGCTGGCGGCCGTGGCCTACGGGCTGCTGTTTGCACAGCTCGGCTGGCGCGGGATGTTTGTCATTGGCGCCGCCCCGGTGCTGCTGTTGCCGTTTATCTATTTCTGCGTCGAGGAGTCCCCGGTCTGGCTGGCGGCCCGGCAGAGTAAAGCGAGCACGGCTCTGCTGCCGGTGCTGCGTAGCCACTGGAAGCTGTGCCTGTACCTGGTGGTGCTGATGGCGGCCTTTAACTTCTTCTCCCATGGGACGCAGGATCTCTACCCGGTATTTTTGAAAGTCCAGCACGGGTTTGCGCCGGAAACGGTCAGCATTATCGCGGTGTGCTACAACATCGCCTCAATCATCGGCGGGGTGTTCTTCGGCTCACTGTCGGAGAAGATTGGCCGGCGCAAAGCGATTATGATCGCCGCTCTGCTGGCGCTGCCGGTGATCCCGCTGTGGGCTTTCGCCAGCGGCTCGCTGGCGCTGGGGGCCGGGGCGTTTCTGATGCAGTTTATGGTGCAGGGCGCCTGGGGGGTGATCCCGACCTGGCTCAACGAACTGGTCCCGGCCAACACCCGGGCGGTGCTGCCCGGTTTCGTCTATCAGCTGGGGAATCTGCTGGCCTCGGTGAATGCCACCCTGCAGGCCTCCATTGCGCAGCACCACGGGCATAACTACGGCCTGGCGATGGCCCTGGTGGCCGGGACGGTGGCGATCGTCATTACCATTCTCACCTTCTTTGGCCGCGAGGGCCGGGTGGCGCAACCTGCCGGAGCGGCGCGTCACCAGCCGCTCTCCACCAGCCGTTAA
- a CDS encoding DMT family transporter gives MPYLLLTLAALFWGGNYVVGHVLVQGVDPILMTEARWALTALLLGLLYRRQIAGSRHLLRENAPAVLVLTLCGQVSFPLTLYIGLQTTSALNAAIYMSATPSMVLLINRLIFRDPVSARNWLGVVFSTLGVMILLFQGNPLHAGSLHTFSVGDLWAMGSALSWALYCSLLRLKDRRIPANGFVAVSSLLGALLLLPIVAFWLMRHPAQDWDAWREPFFLSGLAYLVIFPSWLAYLFWNKGIATIGATRGEIYTHIIPLSGGVLSILFLHTQPHAWHLFSALFIMLGIGICSLEKRQAATVRLRG, from the coding sequence ATGCCCTATCTGTTACTGACGCTGGCCGCCCTGTTCTGGGGTGGGAATTACGTTGTCGGTCACGTGCTGGTTCAGGGCGTGGATCCGATCCTGATGACCGAAGCGCGGTGGGCGTTAACGGCGCTGCTGCTGGGCCTGCTCTACCGTCGGCAGATTGCCGGCAGTCGTCATCTGCTGCGGGAAAACGCCCCGGCGGTGCTGGTGCTCACCCTCTGCGGTCAGGTCAGTTTCCCGCTCACGCTCTATATCGGTCTGCAAACCACCTCCGCCCTCAACGCCGCCATCTATATGTCCGCCACGCCGAGCATGGTGCTGCTGATTAACCGGCTGATTTTTCGCGACCCGGTATCGGCCCGCAACTGGCTGGGGGTGGTCTTCAGCACCCTCGGCGTGATGATCCTCTTATTCCAGGGCAACCCGCTGCATGCCGGCTCGCTGCATACCTTTTCCGTCGGCGATCTGTGGGCGATGGGGTCGGCGCTGAGCTGGGCGCTCTATTGTTCGCTGTTACGTCTGAAGGACCGCCGGATCCCGGCGAATGGCTTTGTCGCCGTCAGCTCGCTGCTCGGCGCCCTGCTCCTGCTGCCGATCGTCGCCTTCTGGCTGATGCGCCACCCGGCGCAGGACTGGGATGCCTGGCGCGAGCCGTTTTTCCTCAGCGGGCTGGCTTATCTGGTGATTTTTCCGTCATGGCTGGCCTATCTGTTCTGGAATAAAGGGATCGCCACCATCGGCGCCACGCGGGGGGAGATTTACACCCACATCATCCCCCTCTCGGGTGGCGTGTTAAGCATCCTCTTCCTGCATACCCAGCCCCATGCCTGGCACCTGTTCAGCGCGCTGTTCATTATGCTGGGGATTGGCATCTGCTCGCTGGAAAAACGCCAGGCGGCGACGGTTCGCCTGCGCGGTTAG
- a CDS encoding TetR/AcrR family transcriptional regulator: MKPKQADILRHASALFNREGYQSPSIERIAEHAGISKMTFYRYYADKEALILAILRQKESEFMQDLTQITADKATAREKLFAVFDYYQCWLTCETFHGCMFTRALFEYGASSPAIREQCSRFKSRLWQFFRDILTRVLKPEPAERVAMMMVMLIDGAIAAQQAESAECREIPPGTTAWSAAKALIYSEGGTL; this comes from the coding sequence ATGAAGCCAAAACAAGCGGACATTCTCCGCCACGCCAGCGCGCTGTTTAATCGCGAAGGATATCAGTCGCCCAGCATCGAGCGGATTGCTGAGCATGCCGGCATCTCCAAAATGACCTTCTACCGCTACTATGCCGATAAAGAGGCGCTCATTCTGGCTATCCTCCGGCAGAAAGAGAGCGAGTTTATGCAGGATCTGACGCAGATCACCGCGGATAAAGCCACCGCGCGGGAGAAGCTGTTCGCCGTGTTCGACTACTATCAGTGCTGGTTGACCTGCGAAACGTTCCACGGCTGCATGTTTACCCGCGCGCTGTTTGAATATGGCGCGTCATCGCCGGCGATCCGGGAGCAGTGCTCCCGGTTCAAATCGCGCCTGTGGCAGTTCTTCCGCGATATTCTGACTCGGGTATTAAAACCAGAGCCTGCCGAACGGGTCGCCATGATGATGGTGATGCTCATCGATGGCGCCATCGCCGCCCAGCAGGCCGAGTCCGCCGAATGCCGGGAGATCCCGCCGGGGACGACCGCCTGGAGCGCGGCCAAAGCGCTGATCTACTCAGAAGGCGGTACGCTGTGA
- a CDS encoding HAD-IB family hydrolase: MKKNIAFFDFDGTITHEDTFTPFIYQSLDAKAIRRGKLRLLPYILAWKMGWLSASAIRQKVFHYAFAGKSQPEILQRGNDHSQAFIPRTLRENAMQRIAWHQARGDTVVVVSASLDVYLRPWCQQHNLELLCSEVEFQNGAATGKYQGGDCSGLAKKARILANYALTDYEAIFAYGDTPEDFAMLALATTQIYRWEEAPPCS, encoded by the coding sequence ATGAAGAAGAACATTGCCTTTTTTGACTTCGATGGCACGATAACCCACGAAGATACGTTTACCCCTTTCATTTATCAGTCCCTCGATGCGAAAGCCATTCGTCGGGGCAAACTGCGGCTGTTGCCCTATATTCTCGCCTGGAAAATGGGCTGGCTTTCAGCCTCTGCCATCCGGCAAAAAGTGTTTCATTATGCTTTTGCCGGGAAATCGCAACCTGAGATCCTGCAGCGTGGGAACGATCATAGCCAGGCGTTTATTCCCCGCACGCTGCGGGAGAACGCGATGCAGCGTATAGCCTGGCATCAGGCGCGAGGGGACACCGTGGTGGTGGTCTCAGCCTCGCTGGATGTCTACCTTCGACCGTGGTGCCAGCAGCATAATCTTGAGCTGCTGTGCAGCGAAGTGGAATTTCAAAACGGGGCAGCGACCGGAAAGTATCAGGGTGGAGACTGCAGCGGCCTGGCCAAAAAGGCGCGTATCCTGGCGAACTACGCCCTGACCGATTACGAAGCGATCTTCGCTTACGGCGATACGCCGGAAGATTTCGCCATGCTGGCGCTGGCCACCACTCAAATCTATCGCTGGGAGGAGGCACCGCCATGCAGCTAG
- a CDS encoding GNAT family N-acetyltransferase, whose product MARYCPTHQEEEMLLPLTTPRLLLRRLRTEDLPSFSRYRNLPEVARFQSWSHYGMAEATAFYEQQRSLAFAEDESWFQLAVEIQANGALAGDVGIHFFDQGRQAELGMTFSPAYQHQGYAREAIQAVIALLFEPLAHHRLIAVVDTRNTAAIKLLEGLGFRREAHYRQNIFFKGQWGDEYLYALLRSEYQ is encoded by the coding sequence ATGGCGCGCTATTGCCCCACTCACCAGGAAGAAGAGATGTTGCTACCCCTGACCACGCCCCGGCTGCTGCTGCGCCGGTTAAGAACGGAAGATCTGCCGTCTTTCAGCCGCTATCGCAACCTGCCGGAAGTGGCCCGCTTTCAGAGCTGGAGCCATTACGGTATGGCAGAGGCGACTGCCTTCTATGAACAACAGCGCTCCCTGGCCTTTGCTGAGGATGAGAGTTGGTTCCAGCTTGCCGTAGAGATCCAGGCCAACGGTGCGCTGGCGGGAGATGTGGGGATCCACTTTTTCGATCAGGGCAGACAGGCCGAGCTGGGGATGACCTTTTCCCCGGCGTATCAGCATCAGGGGTATGCCCGGGAAGCCATACAGGCGGTGATAGCCTTACTCTTTGAACCGTTGGCCCATCACCGGCTGATCGCGGTGGTAGACACCCGCAATACCGCCGCGATCAAACTCCTGGAAGGACTGGGCTTTCGTCGCGAGGCGCATTACCGGCAGAATATCTTTTTTAAAGGCCAGTGGGGCGATGAGTATCTGTATGCGCTGCTGCGCAGCGAATATCAGTGA
- the oxlT gene encoding oxalate/formate MFS antiporter — MTTLSEPLVTPKYGKWRQLVLGLICMAAISSPQYVWTLLTKPLAAKLGVGLPELQVTFSLLIILQTFFSPFQGRLVEKFGPRRLIAIGTVMAGMSWVLSAQVNGLATLWLVYGCMGGLGTGIVYIGVVGLMVKWFPQQRGFAAGAVAAGYGMGAILTTFPISLSLTTNGLEHTMTTFGVLFALVGFLASQGLKLPPPAVSLPVSQTVAQSSRSFTSREMLRQPLFWLMFAMMAMMSTSGLMVTSQMAVFAEDFGISQAVVFGMAALPLALTIDRFTNGLTRPLFGFISDRFGREQTMFIAFALEGVAMTLWLACREDPLLFVLLSGVVFFGWGEIFSLFPSTLTDTFGSEHAASNYGWLYISQGLGSIFGGPLAALLYQYTHGWHVVFSCAIGLDFVTAALALWVLKPWRARFIRQHS, encoded by the coding sequence ATGACGACACTCAGCGAACCGTTGGTTACCCCGAAATATGGCAAATGGCGCCAGCTGGTGCTGGGCCTGATCTGTATGGCCGCCATCTCCAGTCCGCAATATGTCTGGACGCTGCTGACGAAACCCCTGGCCGCAAAGCTGGGCGTCGGTCTGCCCGAGCTGCAGGTCACCTTCTCGCTGCTGATCATCCTCCAGACCTTCTTTTCGCCCTTTCAGGGGCGGTTAGTGGAGAAATTTGGCCCACGGCGGTTAATCGCTATCGGCACGGTGATGGCGGGAATGAGCTGGGTGCTTTCCGCACAGGTGAATGGCCTGGCGACGCTGTGGCTGGTTTATGGCTGCATGGGCGGCCTTGGAACCGGGATCGTCTACATCGGCGTTGTCGGCCTGATGGTCAAATGGTTTCCGCAGCAGCGGGGGTTCGCCGCCGGCGCGGTGGCGGCGGGCTACGGGATGGGGGCCATCCTAACCACCTTCCCCATCTCCCTGTCGCTGACCACCAACGGCCTTGAACACACGATGACGACCTTCGGGGTTCTCTTCGCGCTCGTCGGCTTCCTCGCCAGTCAGGGACTGAAGCTGCCGCCGCCTGCTGTCTCTTTGCCCGTCAGCCAGACGGTGGCGCAGAGCAGCAGATCGTTTACCTCCCGGGAAATGCTGCGTCAACCGCTGTTCTGGCTGATGTTTGCCATGATGGCGATGATGTCGACTTCCGGGCTGATGGTCACTTCGCAGATGGCGGTGTTCGCCGAGGACTTCGGCATTAGCCAGGCGGTGGTGTTTGGCATGGCGGCCCTGCCGCTGGCGTTAACGATAGACCGCTTCACCAACGGTTTAACCCGGCCGCTGTTTGGTTTTATTTCCGACCGCTTCGGCCGCGAGCAAACCATGTTTATCGCCTTTGCGCTGGAGGGGGTGGCGATGACGCTCTGGCTGGCGTGCCGGGAAGATCCGCTGCTGTTTGTCCTGCTTTCCGGGGTGGTGTTCTTTGGCTGGGGGGAAATCTTCTCCCTCTTCCCGTCGACGCTCACCGATACCTTCGGCAGCGAACATGCCGCCAGCAACTATGGCTGGCTGTATATTTCTCAGGGCCTCGGGTCAATCTTCGGCGGCCCGCTGGCGGCGTTGCTCTATCAGTACACCCACGGCTGGCATGTGGTTTTCAGCTGCGCCATTGGCCTGGATTTTGTCACCGCTGCCCTCGCGCTGTGGGTGCTAAAACCGTGGCGCGCGCGCTTTATCCGCCAGCATAGCTAA
- a CDS encoding DUF4354 family protein, which yields MHNYIAKGIALAVAIAASGTVQAIEKKNPDPYFSGVKIFALKEAAGSEWDSVTGEAKYLVTYKVTLDNFSDKSIEPGKDNKMCFFLYDKNGKSFMSTGIEMEMLKKYKPIESRTGNVFFSSADPEILNIPFVRLAFGKDCLTK from the coding sequence ATGCATAATTATATTGCCAAAGGTATTGCGCTGGCTGTAGCCATCGCTGCCTCAGGAACGGTGCAGGCTATTGAAAAAAAGAATCCAGATCCTTATTTTTCAGGGGTCAAGATTTTTGCCCTAAAGGAGGCCGCCGGAAGTGAATGGGATAGCGTGACCGGCGAGGCGAAGTATCTGGTGACCTATAAAGTTACGCTTGATAACTTCTCTGATAAAAGCATTGAACCTGGCAAAGATAACAAAATGTGCTTCTTTTTGTATGATAAAAATGGCAAGTCATTTATGAGCACGGGTATTGAAATGGAGATGCTGAAAAAATACAAACCCATTGAAAGCCGAACAGGTAACGTGTTCTTCAGCAGCGCCGATCCTGAAATACTGAATATACCTTTTGTCCGTCTCGCTTTCGGTAAAGACTGCTTAACAAAATAA
- a CDS encoding putative urea ABC transporter substrate-binding protein, protein MKTSPLLRSLVLSLTLLTSVPSFAAVKKEFNVCWTIYAGWMPWGAISNEKIIDKWASKYGIKINIVQLNDYIESINQYTAGQFDGCTMTNMDALTIPAAGGVDSTALITGSYSDGNDGVVLKGADKKLSDLKGMSVYLPELSVSHYLLVRGLEKAGLQEKDVKVVNTSDADIVSAFGTSGVRAAVVWNPQLSVIKKTPQTSEVFSSSQVPGELIDMMVVNTQTLKDNPALGKALTGAWFEMMAKMKAGDTQALSAMAADSGTDLAGYQAQLKTTHLFWTPADTLEFIASPDLAKTMQRVAQFSFDKGLLGEGAQSADFIGMTFPGNVTLGDAANRKLRFDDSYLKLAAAGQL, encoded by the coding sequence ATGAAAACATCGCCGCTCCTCCGCTCACTTGTCCTGTCACTGACGCTATTGACCAGCGTCCCGTCCTTTGCCGCCGTCAAGAAAGAGTTCAACGTCTGCTGGACCATCTACGCCGGCTGGATGCCCTGGGGCGCCATCAGCAATGAAAAGATCATCGATAAATGGGCCAGCAAGTACGGCATCAAAATCAATATTGTTCAGCTCAACGATTACATCGAATCCATCAATCAGTACACCGCCGGGCAGTTTGACGGCTGCACGATGACGAATATGGACGCCCTGACCATTCCGGCGGCCGGCGGCGTCGACAGCACGGCGCTGATCACCGGCAGCTACTCCGATGGTAACGACGGGGTGGTTCTGAAAGGGGCGGATAAAAAGCTCAGCGACCTGAAAGGGATGTCGGTGTATCTCCCGGAGCTGTCGGTCTCCCACTATCTGCTGGTGCGCGGCCTGGAAAAAGCCGGGCTGCAGGAAAAAGACGTCAAGGTGGTGAATACCTCCGATGCCGATATCGTCTCGGCCTTTGGCACCAGCGGCGTGCGGGCGGCGGTGGTCTGGAATCCACAGCTGTCGGTTATCAAAAAGACCCCGCAAACCAGCGAAGTGTTTAGCTCCTCGCAGGTGCCGGGCGAGCTCATCGACATGATGGTGGTCAATACCCAGACCCTGAAAGATAACCCGGCGCTGGGCAAAGCGCTGACCGGCGCGTGGTTTGAAATGATGGCCAAAATGAAGGCCGGCGATACCCAGGCGCTGAGCGCTATGGCCGCCGACTCCGGTACCGATCTCGCCGGCTACCAGGCGCAGCTCAAAACCACTCATCTTTTCTGGACGCCTGCCGACACCCTGGAGTTTATCGCCTCGCCGGATCTGGCGAAAACCATGCAGCGTGTGGCGCAGTTCTCCTTCGATAAAGGTCTGCTGGGCGAGGGGGCGCAGAGCGCGGACTTTATCGGCATGACCTTCCCGGGCAATGTCACGCTCGGCGATGCCGCCAACCGCAAACTGCGCTTTGACGACAGCTACCTGAAGCTGGCCGCCGCGGGCCAGCTGTAA